The genomic segment GGAACGTCGTGCCGCCGCAGTCGTCGGCCACCTTCACGTCCGGCGTGACGATCTCGACGTTCGAGCCGCGGCTCGCGATGAAGTCCGCGACGCCAGCGCCCGCATGCGTGCTGACGCCGTCGTAGACGAGCACGTTCTTTCCCGGCTCGACGCGGCCTGACAGGATGTCCCACGAGCTGACCGCGAGCGCGTCGGCGACGCCCCAGCCCGGCACCTGATCGGTGAAGCTGCGCCCGCCCGTGGCGAGCACGATGATGTCCGGCCGCTCGGCCAGGATCGTCTTCTCGTCCGCCTCGACACCGAGCCGCCGGTCGACGCCGAGCCGCTTCGTCTCCATGTCGAACCAGCGCACGATGCCCGCCATCTGCTCGCGCTGCGGCGCTTTCGCCGCGAGCATGATCTGCCCGCCGACTTCGTGGTTCTTCTCGAACAGCACGACGTCGTGGCCGCGCGAACGCGCGACGCGCGCGGCCTCCAGCCCCGCGGGCCCCGCGCCGACCACGACGACCTTGCGCTTCGGCCCGCGCGACTTCCCGATCACGTGCGGCATCGTCGCCTCGCGCGACGTCGCCGCGTTCTGCACGCACAGCACGTCGAGGCCGTTGTACTGGCGGTCGATGCAGTAGTTCGCGCCGACGCACTGCTTGATCTCGTCCTCGCGGCCGTCGCGGATCTTGATCACCATGTGCGGATCGGCGATCTGCGCGCGCGTCATGCCGACGAGGTCGACCATCCCGCTCGCGAGCAGGCGCTCGGCCTGGCCCGCGTCACGGATGCTCTGCGCGTGCATCACCGGAATCTTCACGACCGACTTGATGCCCGCCGCGAGATGCACGAACGGCTCGGGCGGCAGTGCCATCGGCGGCATGCAGTTCGCGAGCGTGTTGTGCGTGTCCGCGCCCGAGCCGATCACGCCGAGGTAATCGATCAAGCCCGTCTCGGCCATCGCCTGCGCGATCTCCTTCAGTTGCTCGTGATCAAGGCCGTCCTCGTGGAATTCGTCGCCGCACATCCGCAGGCCGACGCAGAAATCGCGGCCGACCGCCTCGCGCACCGCCTTCAGCACTTCGACGCCGAAGCGCAGCCGGTTCTCGAGGCTGCCGCCCCATTCGTCGGCGCGAAAGTTCGTGCGCGGGCTCCAGAACTGGTCGATCAGATGCTGGTGCGCGGCCGAGATCTCGATGCCGTCCATCCCCGCATCCTTCACGCGCTTCGCGGCCGCCGCGAAATCGCCGATGATCCGGCGGATTTCCTCGACCTCGATGATCTTCGCGTTGCCGCGGTGCACCGGCTCGCGCACGCCCGACGGCGACATCAGGTGCGGCCAGTGCTCGCCGTGGAACGCCGAGCGGCGGCCCATGTGGGTCGCCTGGATCATGATCTTCGCGCCGTGCCGATGCATCGCCTCGGCGAGC from the Burkholderia humptydooensis genome contains:
- a CDS encoding NADH:flavin oxidoreductase, encoding MRYPNLFKPLTLNQLTLRNRIVSTAHAEVYAEPGGLPGDRYIRYYEEKAKGGVGLAVCGGSSPVSIDSPQGWWKSVNLSTDRIVDPLARLAEAMHRHGAKIMIQATHMGRRSAFHGEHWPHLMSPSGVREPVHRGNAKIIEVEEIRRIIGDFAAAAKRVKDAGMDGIEISAAHQHLIDQFWSPRTNFRADEWGGSLENRLRFGVEVLKAVREAVGRDFCVGLRMCGDEFHEDGLDHEQLKEIAQAMAETGLIDYLGVIGSGADTHNTLANCMPPMALPPEPFVHLAAGIKSVVKIPVMHAQSIRDAGQAERLLASGMVDLVGMTRAQIADPHMVIKIRDGREDEIKQCVGANYCIDRQYNGLDVLCVQNAATSREATMPHVIGKSRGPKRKVVVVGAGPAGLEAARVARSRGHDVVLFEKNHEVGGQIMLAAKAPQREQMAGIVRWFDMETKRLGVDRRLGVEADEKTILAERPDIIVLATGGRSFTDQVPGWGVADALAVSSWDILSGRVEPGKNVLVYDGVSTHAGAGVADFIASRGSNVEIVTPDVKVADDCGGTTFPIFYRRLYAQGVIHTPNHWLDRVYEEDGKKIAVLRNEYTEEQEERAVDQVVIENGITPNDSLYWKLKPESVNRGQVDVHRLFAAEPQPCLSEALGNGRFLLFRVGDCISMHNIHGAIYDALRLVKDF